Sequence from the Streptomyces mobaraensis NBRC 13819 = DSM 40847 genome:
CTCAGGTACAGGAACCGCCCGCCGCGTGTCCCATGCACGTACGGCCCGGAGAAGTCCGAGCCGCCGGCCGTGGTGCGCAGCGGGACGTCGAGTTCGTAGCGTGTCGTCCGGCCGGGTGCCGTCCGGCCGGGGAGGAGGGCTCCGGACTTGTCCTGGAGTCCGGTCTCTCCCGTGTCGCCGGGCAGGTCGGGGGCGGTGAGGACGAGGTGGACGGTCGTGCCGCCGGCCGCCGTCACGGCACCAGGTCGAAGTCGTCGGGGACGGTGAACCCGAGGTCCTCGCGGCAGAACCGTTCCCACCGCGGGGTCACCGCGTCGAAGACCACGTCCTCGCCGTGCCAGATGGAGCGGGTGACGGTGAGGTCGTGATGGAGGTAGAGCAGCGCGTCCTCGCCCGTCCCGCCGTCCCCACCCGTTCGGTCGTCCCCGGCGGGCCAGTCGGGGGAGGCGGCGAGATCCGCGGCCGGGTAGGCGCGGCAGTACGGCTCCCAGGTGCGGCGCGGCGCCGGGCCGTCGCCGCGGGCGGCGTCCTCGGCGGCGCGCAGTTCCCGTGCCGCGTCGAGGTGGCCCGCCGCCAGGGCGATCTCGTATGGGGTCCGTGCCTCGCGGCCCGTCGCGCCGGGCGGTGCTCCGGCCGCCAGCAGGATCCGTACGGCCTCGGCGTCGCCCCGGCCGGCCGCCCAGTCGAGGGCGCTCCAGTCGTCGGCGTCCCGGGCCCTCACGTCGGCGCCCTCCGCGAGCGCCGCGCGCAGGGCGCGGACGTCGCCGTTCCTGGCCGCCTCGACGAGCGCCGGCGCTTCCGTGCTCTGTGCCATGGCTGTTCCTCTCCGCTGTCGTCCGGCGGGTGCGTGGGGGCGCGAGGGGAAGGGGTGTCACTCCCCCGCGGTGAAGTGGACGCAGTTCCCCGCGGGGTCCCGGACGGCGAACTCCCGTCCCGCGGGCGACTCCCCCACGGGCGTCATGGCCGGGCCCGAGGTGTCCGCGTAATCGGTGGAGACCGCCCGGGCCCATTCCTCGTGGAGCGCGTCGGGGTCGGTGACCTCGATCCAGGCGGAGGTGTTGTCGGCGACGATCTGGTGCTCCGTCCGGCTGATGTGGAGCCGGACGTCACCGCGGCGGACCCCCGCGAAATCCCGGTCCCCGAAATCCTTCTCGAAGCCGAGGGTGTCCACCCAGAAGGAGACGTTCGCCGGAACGTCCACGGCGGTCAGCACGGGGACGGCACCCAAGAATTTCACCACGGCGTATCCCTTTCGGAATTTCAATGACAAACAATCGGCAAACGGATTCCGAGGCGCGAGGAATTCGCTAATCGTAGCATAGGCGACCTTCCCTCAACTCCACTGCCGTGGCGCCGACTTCACGCAAATGACGGTGGATCAGGCTGGCGGTGTTCGGGTCCGCGAAGAGCCGGACCGCGTCGTCGGCCAATTCCACCCGGCTGATACCCTGCCTGTTCATAAATCCCGTCACGCGGTCCGCGAAAGACGTCCGCTCGGCGAGGATCGCGTCGCGCAGGGACGCGTCGAGGTCCGGGTGGACGACGTCCATCAGGAGCACCACGCGGGGGGCGTCGCCCTCGTGCCACACCTCGTGCTCGAAGGAGTCGTCGAAGACGAGGCACCTGCCCTCGTGCCAGTGCAGGCGCTCCTCCCCCACCCGCATGACGGGCCCCTCGGGCACCTTGAGGCCCAGGTGCACCCGGAGCCGGGCGTTGGTGCCGCCGCAGTGCGGGACGATGTGCGTCCCCGGGTGGAGCCAGGAGAGGGTGACGACGCCCGAT
This genomic interval carries:
- a CDS encoding DUF5990 family protein codes for the protein MTAAGGTTVHLVLTAPDLPGDTGETGLQDKSGALLPGRTAPGRTTRYELDVPLRTTAGGSDFSGPYVHGTRGGRFLYLSRRDPSGPGWARRCKIMLPDGPPAGGGTLYATVTDTGGSRAELTEDGWTAEEPGR
- a CDS encoding ankyrin repeat domain-containing protein, with protein sequence MAQSTEAPALVEAARNGDVRALRAALAEGADVRARDADDWSALDWAAGRGDAEAVRILLAAGAPPGATGREARTPYEIALAAGHLDAARELRAAEDAARGDGPAPRRTWEPYCRAYPAADLAASPDWPAGDDRTGGDGGTGEDALLYLHHDLTVTRSIWHGEDVVFDAVTPRWERFCREDLGFTVPDDFDLVP
- a CDS encoding bleomycin binding protein BLMA, producing the protein MVKFLGAVPVLTAVDVPANVSFWVDTLGFEKDFGDRDFAGVRRGDVRLHISRTEHQIVADNTSAWIEVTDPDALHEEWARAVSTDYADTSGPAMTPVGESPAGREFAVRDPAGNCVHFTAGE
- a CDS encoding aspartyl/asparaginyl beta-hydroxylase domain-containing protein, whose translation is MTPTAPRRSGEVRTRYAELIDALRAEGDPEAAHRCARLAVEQGVWRHPAQRPVHYVPSLPPRPVYDPSAFWFTAHLEENFPAMRAELDRVTDPVGHGFLPVEEPLLGKGRWEQVTFYEAGQRFDDACARFPVTAAVIEGIPEASYAGSGVVTLSWLHPGTHIVPHCGGTNARLRVHLGLKVPEGPVMRVGEERLHWHEGRCLVFDDSFEHEVWHEGDAPRVVLLMDVVHPDLDASLRDAILAERTSFADRVTGFMNRQGISRVELADDAVRLFADPNTASLIHRHLREVGATAVELREGRLCYD